ACTGCAGGTACCAGACCGGACGATCGTGTTCGTCGTGCTGAACGATGCTGACTGCGAGTGACATGCCCGGATGCTACGACCGCCCCACCCCCGCCGCGCCCGCTCACAGCTGATCCATCAGCTCGCCCGGGCCACCGCCGAGGCGAGACCCCAGGAAGTCGCCGAGACCCCTGGACGCGTCCTGGGGTCTCGGCGAGTTCGTGGGGTCTCGGCGGTGGCCCTTCAGCGGCGGGCGGCATACGAAAGGCCCGGGTCGTGGTCGACCCGGGCCTTCGTGTGGTGGAGCTAAGGGGATTCGAACCCCTGACCTTCTCATTGCGAACGAGACGCGCTACCAACTGCGCCATAGCCCCAGAAACTGCTCTGCCACGATAGCACCTCGTCGACCGCCGGATGAACCCGGGCGGGCGCTCCGCGGGTCAGACGGCGCGACGGCGCTGCAGGGCCTCGTCGAGCGAGAAGTCCGACTGCGGCAGGTCGTCGATGATGCCCATGCGGGCGAAGCGACTCGGGGGGCGAGGGGGTGCGACCGGCTCGACCCGCGCCTCCTCGGCGGGGGCGGCGGGGGCCGCGGGCGCCGCGGCGGGCGCCGGAGGCGCGGCGACGGTCACCGGCGCGCGTCGCGTCGACTGCATCGCGGCCTCGGCCCGGGCGGCCTCGCGCAGGGCATCGTGCTGCGCGGCACGCAGCGACTCGACCGAGCGCCGGGAGTCCTGCTGCAACGCGGCCGCCGCGTCGTCGGCCGACGCGGCAGGGGCGGGACGCTGTCGCCCGCGCCGCAGGTAGAGGGGCTGCGGGACGGGCACGGGAGTCCACAGCCGTGACTCGGCCGACGCCTCGTCGTCGCGGACGACGACGCCGTCACCCATGACGCCCGAGAAGTCCTTGAGCGGCTGCGCCACGGGGGCGACCACGGCACGGCGTGCCCGGGCCTGCGACACGGCGGCCAGCTGCGTGAGCATCGCGACCGCACCGCCGCCGAAGACGAGACCGGCGACGACGAGCACCCAGGACGACGTCACGCCGGTGGCGACGCCCGCGACCACGGCGACCACGCTCAGGACGAGCACCACCGTCGAGACCAGGCGGGAGCGTCGGAGCCGACGGGCGGCGAGGGCGGGGTCGCGGTCGGCGGCACGCAACACGGGGGCGGCCGCGGCGAGCTCGCGTGTGACGGCACGCTGCCGCGCCGCCTCGTGCGCACGCCTCAGGGCCTCGCGCCGCGCCTCCTCGTGTCGCAGGATCTTCTGCGCGTCGGCGACCGAGCGGGCGTTCGCCTCGATGCGCACCTCGTCCGGCACCTCGGCCGTCTGGGCGAGGATGCGCAGGGTCTGCTGCAGCCGCACGGCGTTGCGTTCGGTCGCGAGGTACTCGCGTCGACGCTGCCAGGTGGGCACGAGGTAGACGAGCCAGAGCGCGGCGACGAGAGCGAGGACGACGCCTCCACCCCACGACTCGATGTTCATGGTGACCAAGGTATGAGCGGGCGGGCCCCGGAGGCCGCTGATCGACAGGTGTGTCCGCGTGTCGCGGGACGGATCCGCCTCGCGGCCCGACGGACGACCCGAGCGGGCGGAGTCGCTACAGCGGCAGCGTGCGCCCGGCCTCGGCCAGCGCGTCGGCCGGCACGCTGCCCTGCCCGAGCGGCACGGTGCCCGTGGTCCAACGACGGAGGACCCCCTCGGGCACCTCCTCGGCGACCAGCGCGAAGCAGAAGTGGTCGCGCCACGACCCGTTGATGTGGATGTAGCGCCGTCGCAGACCCTCGTAGCGGAAGCCCAGCTTCTCGACGACGCGCAGGCTGGGGGCGTTCTCGGGCCGGATGCAGATCTCCATGCGGTGGAGGCCCAGGGCACGGAAGCAGTGGTCGGTCGCGAGTGCCACCGCGATCGGGGTCGCGTTGTGGCCCGCCGCGGCCTGGGTGACCCAGTAACCGATGGTGGCCGAGCCGAGCGAGCCGTAGGCGATGCCCGAGACGTTGAGCTGGCCGACGAACCGGCCGTCGAGCTCGATGGCGAACGGCAGACCGAGCCCCGCCCGGGCGTTGGTCTGCAGCGAGCGGATGCTGCCGCGCACGTCGTGGCTGGTGAAGCCGTTCGGGTTGGTGGCCTCCCACTGCCGCAGCCACGACCTGTTCTCCATCAGGGCCTGGTCGAGGTCGCGGGTGTCACGAAGACGGAGGGGGCGGATGGTCACCGCCCCCTCCGTCAGCGTGGGGATGTTCGTCACGGAACGTGTCGCCTGCTTACTTCTCGAGCCCGGCGGTGAACTCTTGCAACCACGGGCGCAGTTCGCCACCGATGTCGTCCCGGTCGGAGGCGAGCTGCACGATGGCCTTGATGTAGTCGAGCTTGTCACCGGTGTCGTAGCGACGACCTTGGAACACGACGCCGTACACGCCGCCGGTCCACTCCTCGGCGCCGGCCATCTTCATCAGGGCGTCGGTCAGCTGGATCTCGCCGCCCTTGCCCGGCTCCTGCTTCTCGAGGACGTCGAAGACCTCGGGGCGGATGACGTAGCGACCGATGATCGCCAGGTTCGAGGGCGACTCGCCCTGCGCGGGCTTCTCGACGAGGCCGGTGACCTTGACGACGTCGTCCTCGTCGGTCTTCTCGACCGTGGCGATGCCGTAGAGGTGGGTCTGCGAGGGGTCGACCTCGAGCAGGGCGATCACGGTGGCGTTCTTCTGCCCCTGCACCTCGACCATGCGCGTCAGCAGCGGGTCGCGGGCGTCGATGATGTCGTCACCGAGCAGGACGGCGAACGGCTCGCGTCCGACGTGCATCTTGGCGCGGAGCACCGCGTGGCCGAGGCCGAGCGGGTCGCCCTGACGCACGTAGTGCATGTCGGCGAGGTCGGTCGACTGGTTGACCTTGGCGAGCTTGTCGTGGTCGCCCTTCTTCTTCAGCGTCTCTTCGAGCTCGCTGACGTGGTCGAAGTGGTTCTCGAGCGCGTTCTTGTTGCGGCCCGTGATCATCAGCACGTCGGTGAGGCCGGCACTGACGGCCTCCTCGACGACGTACTGGATCGCCGGCTTGTCGACGACCGGCAGCATCTCCTTCGGCATTGCTTTCGTGGCGGGCAGGAATCGTGTCCCCAGGCCCGCGGCGGGAATGACTGCTTTAGAAATCGTGAAGCCCATGCGGGTCAGCGTATCCATCCCCGACGTTTCGCGGAGGTTAATAGTCGGACGGTTAAGCTCGACGTCATGACTGACGACGTCGGCAACGCCAAACGCGCCCTGCGAGCCGAGATCCGCCAGAAGCGTCGCACCCTGGGTGCGCACGAGAGGGAACAGACCACCGAGGGCATCACCCGGCACCTCACCGACCTCGCCACGGGCCTGTCGGTGCGGTCGATCGCGGCCTACCTGTCGACCGACGTCGAGCCGAACACGCGTCCGTTCCTCAACTGGGCCTTCGCGAACGGCATCCGCGTGCTCTTCCCGATCACCCGGGCAGACGGCCTGCTCGACTGGGCGGTGGGCGACGGCGAGAGCGAGACCCGCGGCCTGTTCGACCTGCCCGAGCCCGTCGGCGAGGTGCTCAGCCCGATGGCGGTCAACGACGTCGACCTGATCGTCGTGCCCGCGGCGTCGATCGACCACGGCGGCATGCGCATGGGCTGGGGCCGGGGCTACTTCGACAAGACCCTCGGCTCGATGGAGCGCCGCCCGCCCGTCTATGCTGTGGTGTTCGACCCCGAGTACGTCGAGTCGGTGCCCCGAGAGCGGCACGACCAGCCCGTCGACGGTGTCGTCACCCCCTCCGGCATCCACGAGTTCTAGACTCGCCTTCCCTCAGGAGCGCCTCCGTGCCCACCTACTCGTACCGCTGCACCGAGTGCGACAACGCCTTCGACATCGTGCAGTCGTTCACCGACGACACCCTCACGGTCTGCCCGGTCTGCGAGGGCAAGCTGCGCAAGGTCTTCAGCCCCGTCGGCGTGACCTTCAACGGGTCGGGCTTCTACCGCACCGACTCGCGCTCGAAGGGCACGTCGGGCTCGGGGTCGTCCGGCTCGGGCGACAAGGCGTCGTCGTCCGGCTCGTCCGAGAAGAGCTCAGGAGGCGCGAGCGGCTCGTCCACGTCCGGTGCGTCGGGCAGCGGGTCGGGTTCGTCCACGTCCGGCAGCGGCTCGTCCGGCTCCGGCTCGTCCGGCTCGTCCGGCTCCGGCTCGTCCGGCTCCGGCTCGTCGGGCGGTTCCTCCAGCTCGTCCTGACCGGGCCGAGGCGACCGACGGGATCACCCGAGCGCGCCTCCGTGGTTTGCTGGTCCTCGAGAACCTCATCTCGTCGGATCAGAAGGAGTCGCCCATGAAGGGTTTCAAAGAGTTCATCCTGCGCGGCAACGTCATCGACCTCGCCGTCGCGGTCGTCATCGGTGCGGCCTTCACGGCCATCGTGACGTCGCTCGTGACCAACGTGTTCAACCCGCTGATCGGTGCCGCGTTCAACGCGACCATGCTCGACGAGGCGCTCATCGTGACGATCCCCACTCTCAGCGGCGGCGAAGCCCAGCTGAAGTTCGGCGCCGTGATCGGGTCCGCGATCCAGTTCCTGATCATCGCGGCCGTCGTCTACTTCGTGCTCGTGCTGCCGGTGAACAACCTGCTGAAACGCACCTTCGCCAAGCAGAAGGCGGAGGAGACCCCGGCCGACGTCCCGCCGACCGACGTCGAGCTGCTCAGCGAGATCCGCGACCTGCTGCGAGCCCAGGCCGCACCCGCCGTCGGCAGCGGCTCGCACGCCGCGCCCGTGCTCGAGTCGCGCGACCCGCACAGCGAGAACGGCCCGCTCGGCAGCCGCTGAGACCACCACGACGAACCCGCCACGGAAGATCTCGTGGCGGGTTCGTCGTGTCACGGGGAGCGACGACTCAGCCCCAATGGGGTGGGACGTCGGCACGCAGCCGCTGGTCGTTCTCGCTCGACCCCTGCCGACCGGGTTCGGGCGCGGGTGTCGGGTCGCTGCCCGGCACCGGGTCGGTGGTCACGCGACGCCCGGCCCGTCGACGCACCACCAGGGGGCGCTGCTCGACCGCCTCGAGCTCGTGAGGGGCGTCGCCGCCGGACGCCGAGCCTCGTGGGGTCATCGACGGTTGACGTGCTGGCTGGCCGACAGGGCCGGCACCTCGTGCGTGTGCGAGTCACCGATGCCGAGCACCTCGGCGACGCGCTCGGCGACGGCGTCGGGGTCGGTGAAGAGCTGGAACGCGTGCACGCGGATGTAGTGCCAGCCGAGCCGGCGCAGCACCTCGGGACGTGAACGCAACGACTCGCGCAGGCTGGTGCGCGAGAGCGTCGTGTCGGTCTCGATCGTGACG
This genomic interval from Frigoribacterium sp. Leaf415 contains the following:
- a CDS encoding FmdB family zinc ribbon protein translates to MPTYSYRCTECDNAFDIVQSFTDDTLTVCPVCEGKLRKVFSPVGVTFNGSGFYRTDSRSKGTSGSGSSGSGDKASSSGSSEKSSGGASGSSTSGASGSGSGSSTSGSGSSGSGSSGSSGSGSSGSGSSGGSSSSS
- the mscL gene encoding large conductance mechanosensitive channel protein MscL — translated: MKGFKEFILRGNVIDLAVAVVIGAAFTAIVTSLVTNVFNPLIGAAFNATMLDEALIVTIPTLSGGEAQLKFGAVIGSAIQFLIIAAVVYFVLVLPVNNLLKRTFAKQKAEETPADVPPTDVELLSEIRDLLRAQAAPAVGSGSHAAPVLESRDPHSENGPLGSR
- a CDS encoding GNAT family N-acetyltransferase, whose product is MTNIPTLTEGAVTIRPLRLRDTRDLDQALMENRSWLRQWEATNPNGFTSHDVRGSIRSLQTNARAGLGLPFAIELDGRFVGQLNVSGIAYGSLGSATIGYWVTQAAAGHNATPIAVALATDHCFRALGLHRMEICIRPENAPSLRVVEKLGFRYEGLRRRYIHINGSWRDHFCFALVAEEVPEGVLRRWTTGTVPLGQGSVPADALAEAGRTLPL
- a CDS encoding 5-formyltetrahydrofolate cyclo-ligase, which encodes MTDDVGNAKRALRAEIRQKRRTLGAHEREQTTEGITRHLTDLATGLSVRSIAAYLSTDVEPNTRPFLNWAFANGIRVLFPITRADGLLDWAVGDGESETRGLFDLPEPVGEVLSPMAVNDVDLIVVPAASIDHGGMRMGWGRGYFDKTLGSMERRPPVYAVVFDPEYVESVPRERHDQPVDGVVTPSGIHEF
- the galU gene encoding UTP--glucose-1-phosphate uridylyltransferase GalU, translated to MGFTISKAVIPAAGLGTRFLPATKAMPKEMLPVVDKPAIQYVVEEAVSAGLTDVLMITGRNKNALENHFDHVSELEETLKKKGDHDKLAKVNQSTDLADMHYVRQGDPLGLGHAVLRAKMHVGREPFAVLLGDDIIDARDPLLTRMVEVQGQKNATVIALLEVDPSQTHLYGIATVEKTDEDDVVKVTGLVEKPAQGESPSNLAIIGRYVIRPEVFDVLEKQEPGKGGEIQLTDALMKMAGAEEWTGGVYGVVFQGRRYDTGDKLDYIKAIVQLASDRDDIGGELRPWLQEFTAGLEK